The Branchiostoma lanceolatum isolate klBraLanc5 chromosome 10, klBraLanc5.hap2, whole genome shotgun sequence genome has a window encoding:
- the LOC136443161 gene encoding uncharacterized protein encodes MGKNNKAAELRKRKQEKEENGAGHVTDDDNKKTKTDTPSRRGSATRHAGNPTDTLFYVAGAFLLGAILMAFLTGPKQTVNLPTETSPKPVENTDNVLEITDKIKQPEKEAKSFLPPEPEKANQENIIEQDFNRPWYHYPRVTDKSTKISRKSEEIHPDKVDSIQESDGTGGWKSADRETRQTLSTSSCLIDRHYVDDVTPQLFKDNFRYKNPLIIRFRSGASGWINTQEWSKRNLLGKYSGWTVRSGTSLDIVRNGGVGDNETSFYEFLSTMAGQKDEEPRQVHDRDFYRDSCLDQTVNPPAFLSDIGADVTFSVGTSRSGVAFHTETDGWSGLVFGRQRWFLYPPQHTPPGGFWPGYSVIDWFTDVYPKLKDKTKPMECVLEEGEILYLPEGYYHSVLNIGETVSIKMKRKDASTNLGRWFFEGNRNDDRLVDPQYKFKEQAREGQVHVFKKLHELLPENAEVMLRYSQALADVDRTKEAKQLNQRVIEADPFFVHAYLSLAQMYTELGFLGQAEILFKAAIRMNTKCWDAYAQYGDFLLNRAGKGKDAAKIYQKGVEARPDMKAFYLRLLQAQQRARQTGAAKETTKLIQERFGDQTL; translated from the exons ATGGGGAAAAATAACAAAGCTGCAGAACTGAGGAAGCGAAAACAAGAGAAAGAGGAAAATGGCGCAGGTCACGTGACCGATGACGACAACAAAAAGACGAAGACCGACACACCGTCGAGAAGAGGGTCTGCAACAAGGCATGCCGGGAACCCTACCGACACGTTATTCTATGTCGCGGGTGCTTTCCTACTTGGAGCTATTCTTATGGCGTTTCTCACCGGCCCCAAACAAACCGTCAATCTTCCAACAGAAACGTCACCCAAACCTGTAGAAAACactgataatgtccttgaaatCACGGACAAAATCAAACAACCGGAAAAAGAAGCCAAGTCTTTCTTACCGCCCGAACCGGAAAAAGCGAACCAAGAAAACATAATCGAGCAAGACTTTAACAGACCTTGGTATCATTACCCCCGCGTGACcgacaaaagtaccaaaatatCGAGAAAATCTGAGGAAATACATCCTGATAAAGTCGACTCGATACAAGAGAGCGATGGAACAGGGGGATGGAAGTCTGCAGACAGGGAGACCAGGCAGACACTGTCGACGTCATCATGTCTGATTGACAGGCACTAtgtggatgacgtcactccACAACTCTTCAAAGATAACTTCAG GTATAAGAACCCGCTGATCATCAGGTTCCGGAGTGGCGCTTCCGGGTGGATAAACACACAGGAATGGAGCAAACGGAACCTACTGGGGAAATACTCCGGCTGGACGGTCCGATCAG GTACATCTCTAGACATAGTGCGCAACGGTGGCGTAGGAGACAACGAGACGTCTTTCTACGAGTTCTTATCAACTATGGCAGGACAGAAGGATGAAGAGCCACG ACAGGTCCATGACAGGGATTTTTACAGAGACAGCTGCCTGGACCAAACAGTCAACCCTCCAGCATTTCTTTCG GATATCGGCGCTGACGTGACGTTTTCCGTGGGGACCTCCCGATCAGGCGTGGCGTTCCACACGGAGACGGACGGGTGGAGCGGACTGGTGTTCGGTCGGCAGCGCTGGTTCCTCTACCCGCCACAACACACTCCACCGGGAG GTTTCTGGCCAGGGTACAGCGTGATTGACTGGTTCACGGACGTCTATCCCAAACTAAAGGACAAGACAAAGCCGATGGAGTGTGTTTTAGAAGAGGGAGAAATATTGTATCTG CCGGAAGGCTACTACCACAGCGTACTGAACATCGGAGAAACCGTGTCTATAAAGATGAAGAGAAAGGACGCCAGCACTAACTTGGGGAGATGGTTTTTTGAAG GGAACAGGAACGATGACAGACTTGTCGATCCCCAGTACAAGTTCAAGGAGCAGGCacgggaaggtcaagttcacgTGTTCAAGAAGCTGCATGAACTCTTGCCAG AGAACGCCGAAGTGATGCTGAGATACAGCCAAGCTCTGGCAGATGTCGATCGGACGAAAGAAGctaaacag CTGAATCAGCGAGTGATTGAAGCAGACCCGTTCTTTGTTCACGCTTACCTGTCTCTGGCTCAGATGTACACTGAG CTCGGTTTTCTAGGACAGGCTGAGATCCTGTTCAAAGCTGCGATCAGAATGAACACGAAATGTTGGGACGCGTACGCACAGTACGGGGACTTCCTACTCAACCGGGCG GGCAAAGGGAAAGATGCTGCGAAGATATATCAAAAG GGCGTGGAGGCCAGACCAGACATGAAAGCGTTCTACCTGCGTTTACTCCAGGCCCAACAGAGGGCGCGGCAAACCGGTGCAGCGAAGGAGACCACCAAACTCATCCAAGAGAGATTTGGGGACCAAACACTCTGA
- the LOC136443437 gene encoding galactose-3-O-sulfotransferase 2-like — MDDKLLSLLVYFRLKNKDRCFLIGLTSVLSLIVLVFLAANFDLKARLAVSTELQGHEHMNREDQLYSSDGRCRARTNFVFVKVHKCGSHTTTCILQRFGHERDLTFMLPAQDGPNIGYPRFPKTGDYLPSPNGVFNVIADHIRYKKDIVTNLMPRDTAYFAILRHPLSHLKSVFNWKKLAGAFRIKAENPVGRFLDTPWYYKRAYPGIVRYTRNLMAFDMGLDTSYFNRKHPHILNVNFPEQQYGKLPRMSDVEKAKNILDLDPQAADMLQQYITTIDRDFILVMILEYYDESLVMLRRLMCWSIKDILYDLDVRNDKPYPYKHMDFTDVQKRNHQRWSAADYAFYEHFNSTLWKKISSEGPDFYEELDYFKFINKDVNWYCSMKLEITWTIPSSAWNEAFILNRSFCEWLVLKRWTWDGILKEKHIQKWWNVK, encoded by the exons ATGGATGACAAACTACTGTCGCTGTTGGTATATTTCAGGCTCAAAAACAAAG ACAGATGTTTTCTGATTGGACTGACGTCAGTGCTATCTCTGATCGTTCTTGTCTTCCTGGCTGCCAACTTTGACCTGAAGGCGCGCCTAGCGGTCAGCACGGAACTGCAGGGCCATGAACATATGAACAGAGAAGACCAATTATACAG TTCTGACGGACGATGTAGAGCGAGGACAAACTTCGTGTTTGTGAAGGTGCATAAGTGTGGGTCTCACACCACGACGTGTATCTTACAGAGGTTCGGCCACGAGCGGGATCTCACATTCATGTTACCGGCACAGGATGGACCGAATATTGGCTACCCAC GTTTTCCAAAGACCGGTGACTACCTACCATCTCCAAACGGCGTATTCAACGTGATAGCAGACCACATCCGATACAAGAAGGACATCGTGACTAATCTTATGCCTCGAGACACAGCCTACTTCGCCATCTTAAGACATCCCTTGAGTCATCTTAAGTCAGTTTTCAACTGGAAAAAGCTGGCAGGAGCTTTCAGAATAAAAGCTGAGAATCCCGTCGGTAGATTTTTAGATACACCGTGGTACTACAAAAGGGCTTATCCAGGGATAGTCAGGTATACAAGGAACTTAATGGCTTTCGATATGGGTTTAGACACTTCTTATTTCAACCGAAAACACCCCCACATATTAAACGTAAATTTCCCTGAGCAACAGTATGGAAAATTGCCAAGAATGTCCGACGTTGAAAAAGCGAAAAATATCCTTGATCTTGATCCACAAGCGGCAGATATGTTACAACAATACATCACGACGATAGACCGTGACTTCATACTCGTGATGATTCTCGAATATTACGACGAGTCGCTCGTCATGCTCAGGCGATTGATGTGTTGGAGCATCAAGGACATTCTGTACGATCTAGACGTCAGAAACGACAAGCCCTACCCATACAAACACATGGATTTCACAGACGTGCAGAAACGCAACCACCAACGATGGAGCGCGGCGGATTACGCTTTCTACGAACATTTCAACTCTACGCTATGGAAAAAGATTTCCTCAGAAGGGCCTGATTTCTACGAAGAACTCGATTACTTCAAGTTCATAAACAAAGATGTGAACTGGTATTGTAGCATGAAGCTAGAAATCACTTGGACGATACCATCCTCAGCTTGGAATGAGGCTTTCATATTGAACAGGTCATTCTGTGAATGGTTAGTTTTGAAACGCTGGACTTGGGATGGCATACTTAAGGAAAAACACATCCAAAAATGGTGGAATGTAAAGTAA